GACAAAGTGAAGGCATATGTCACCGCGGACACAGTGAAGGGGAACGTCACCACAGACAAAGTGAAGGGGAACATCACCGCAGACACAGTGAAGGGGAACATCACCACGGACAAAGTGAGGGGGAACATCACCGCGGACACAGTGAAGGGGAACGTCACCACAGACATAGTGAAGGGAAACGTCACCGCAGACACAGTGAAGGGGAACATCACCACGGACAAAGTGAGGGGGAACGTCACCACGGACAAAGTGAGGGGGAACGTCACCACGGACAAAGTGAGGGGGAACGTCACCACAGACAAAGTGAAGGGGAACGTCACCGCGGACAAAGTGAGGGGGAACGTCACCACAGACACAGTGAAGGGGAACGTCACTGTGGGCACAGTGAGGGAGAACATCACCGCCAGCACAGTGAGGGGGAACTGCACAGTAGACATAGAGAAGTGGATCAACATGGCAAACAAAGGAAAGGCTTTACCCCAACCCTGGCATTCTGGGTCCAGGGAGGCTGCAATCCTCCCCACCCACTGGAGCCCGAGAGCAAACACCCAACACCATGTGGAGAGGAGAATCCATGTCAGTACCCGTAGTGAGGTGCTCTATCCCCACACACCCCAGAATCCCAGGTGCAAGAACTCGAATGTTTGCTGCTGTTTTTTCATTCTGATTATTGTCGTGGTGATTATCGTAGAGACCATTCAGTGGACCTCCACATGATGCCAAGTTCAAAGTCACGTCGTATGATCCCACGGATAGGAAATATCCAGAAGAGGTAAATCCAGAGAACGGAAGTAGCGTGGTGACtgccaggggctgtggggaaAGGGATTAATCTGTATGGGGCTTTTGGGGGACAGAAGGTGtgtagtgatgaaaatgtttggcATGAGACAGAGGGGCTCGTTGTACAACACAGTGAATGCAGTAAACACCATTGAATTGTTCATGTTAAATGGATgatttcatgtgattttttttaagggttaATGTTAATTTCAATTCAATTCTATCTTGCCCAAAGGATGCTGCAATTCTGCTCATTCTCTGGAGAACTGAGACCGAAGCCTTTATGGCTCACAGAACCATTTGGAAATCTCATGAGACCTGTGGATCCTCTCTTCCCAGAGAAGCTTGCACAGACCCCAGGAGGTCCGCAGGCAGAGGCACTTGGAGTGTTTTCATTGGGCTGAAAGCCTGGGTCTCAAAACTGTGTTCTCCGTAGCAGGGTCCACACAGTTCAGGGCTGGGGCAGGACCCACATGGGGGAGACAGCCTTCAAACTCCGGTTCATTTCTTTGGACTTTACTATTCCTTGTTGCATGGTTTATAACAAGTGTTATTGTACTAGTAGAATGGTATTGTGACACAATGTGTAATTAAATAAACATACACCATCTGGAAAGTCATCTCGTTGACTTTTCACtgactttttcattttcagaattaAAACTCTATCCTCATTAAACAACAATTCAcattttctccctgtccctcgTCCCTACTAATGCCCACTCTTCTTTCTCTATGAATAGGACTACCCTGAGGACCTCATAGAGGTGGactcatataatatttgtcttcttgTCACTAGTTTATATCAGCTAGCATAACGTCCTcaagtttcattcatgttttaGCATGTGAcgggatctccttcctttcaaaggctgaataacattccatgatacatatatatcacattttgtctACACACCTGTAGACATCTGGGAGGCTTCCAGCTCTTGGCCATTGTGACCAGCAGTGCTAGGAACATGGGTGTCAAAagctctttgagaccctgctttcaaaaTACTCAGACCTGGAATTGTTGATTCTCCTTTAAATTTTTGGAGGAACTGCCATGCTATTTTCCACAGCAATTGCATcatcttacattcccaccaacagggacaagggttccaatttctccatatcctcaccaataattattttctgggatttatttttttggtttcggTTTTGGTTTTTAATCATAGCTACACCTAaggatgtgaggtgatatctcactgtatcTTCTATTTAGATttctagaaaatgtaaatttttttgatGGATGATTCCTCTTTTGAGGCaatatcaaaaataatatttgtacTTCTCAGCATAGATGGAAGTATTGGGAACACAACAGAAATGTGTGGGTCGGTTCTTCACAGACTCActattcattttcaaatatttgggcaCAGTCTACCTATTTAGCAAACTCCAGAAGCTTAACATGTAATAGTAGACAAGACAGTTACAAACACATGCCTAAGGAACAAGCATGCCCAGCGCCCATACAGAGCTGGAAGCTGAGTGACCAGTGAGGTAGGGAGGAAATGCTGAGTCATTAATATAAAAAGGGGTTCTTAGTGGAAGGCAAGTCATAAAATGTTAAAGATGGAATCAGCCTTAGAAATCGTCTTCTGCTACTCTATATTTTATAGGTGGGTAAAAGGTGAAGTGATTTTCCCAAGATTATATGGTGCATTAGTAAAAGAGCTGGCCTTGCTATCCCAGCTCCCTGAGTCCCAGTGCTGATCAGCTTCAAGAAGAGACTGGAATGTGCGTGCACGTATGCACGTTTATACAATAAAGACATGGCAGATACAGGAAGATGCAAAACATCTGCCGATATCCCCAGAAAGACTCTATAGTATTCAAAGATAGGCTGGGATGGGTGGAATGATTTGGAGTATATCAATAAGGAAAACAAACTAGAGAACAAAATTTAGATCATTAGGACATGAAGGGAAGCAGGTGTTGAATGATCTGTGAGCTCATTGAAGACTTGCGCCAAGAACTTTAATTTTAGGAAAGAATTGGAAAGTTCTTTAAAATTCCAAGAAGTGTTACTACATGATCAAAAGTTACCCTGATAACATATACTGCTACTGACAAGGAGAGTGGGAAAGGCTAGGCAACATGCTGTCCCTACGAATCAGGACTCGGGAAATGAGAATTACGTAAACCTACACCCGCCACAACACAGCACCTCAGAGTACGTTTCCTTCCCACTCAGGAGTAGTGAGAGATTCAAGAGAtgcattgaggggcgcctgggtggctcagtgggttaaagcctctgccttcagctcaggtcatgattccagggtcctgggatcgagccctacatcgggctttctgctcagcagggagcctgcttcctttcctctctctctgcctgcctctttgcctacttgtgatttctgtctgtcaaataaataaataaaatcttaaaaaaaaaagagagagatgcattgaggcaggaagggaggcaaagaaggaaagacagtAACTGATTTCTGCAGCTTACTGTTAGCCATGATCATTAAGTTACTCTAAACTGGTGTTTGGCAAAGGCTTCTTGGTCATTCTAGAAACCTCCAGTCAAGAAATGTGGTGTGGTTCTTGCTGGTGATTAAAATGCACTACTCGATGATTTTACCTAAATATCTCTGCCCCTCAATGTCCGACGTCTGAAAAACGGGTGTAATAATAAGCTTTTGGGACCAGAACATTTTTCTCCTAGGaattacattttattcttttattcatagTGCTTTAATGCTCATACATATATCCCACTATGGAAATTCCTTTTCCAAATTATGAATCAGTCCCTATGCATTATGTAAAATTTTCAAATCTCTATGATATTGCCACTAGGATGCCTTATAATCTTGCTGCATTTTTACACAtacatgaataaattaaatagtaTTTCTACACACATTATATTCAAATAATATATGGGTATGGGATATTATGTGACATGAAATAATTATGTATCGGTGCAAtagtttttcctttgtttagGAAGGAAATGTAGCACCAATACAGGGTTTTTGCACAAAAGACtggttttattgaaataaattttacataGATCATGGACAACTTATGTGAAAGCCCCTATTTGCCcctttttgagattcattttccATTTGGCTAAATACAATGTATACCTTGGcatgaaatgaaatttcaaaatcatttaagTAATACAACTAATAAATTTCAATGCCATTTTTGAAGACTTAAAAGAAGAATACAATTGTTTGAGGTTCAGTTGAAGTGATTTCTCATTTTCCTACTCTTTTCATCTCTTAACCTACTTCTCAGAGTTTGTTTTTAACTTGAGGCAATCCTCTGCTGAAGCATTACTATATGGTTTTAGAATGCTCTGCTTGGTTTGCATCTGTTGAGGATAAAACACTGGGAATTATGATTAAATCTATCAAGACAAAATATGGAGGGTGTCAATAGTGGCCCCTTTGGGGACAGATTGTTGTTcggataaaacaaaataaaaatcacccttCGTTTCTTCCCAAAAAACCCAACTGGCTAGACTTATGTGTCCAATATGGCACCCCCACTGTGGCAatccaaatttaaatttaattaaaaattcttaactAATTAAAAGTTCTTCAGTTATATCAGTCATTATTCAAGTAGTCAAAAAGCATGTGTGTCTGGTGGTCACTACATTTGGACAgcgcagatacagaacatttccatcactgcagAAAATTCTACTGGACAGCACTGAACTAGACCATGTAGGAGTCAATTCATATAGGAATAAACGTGAATATatgcactttttctttcttaaccacAGAAGCTGCTTATTAAAGCTTATCTTCAACTCATAATCCTGTTTCCTCTAGCCTAAAATAGTGGTATAAAAATAGGTATTTGTACAATTTCTCTCCAAATCAAATGTGATACAGGAGTCCAAAGCCCTATCATGACTCCCATCTTTGCCAACAAAAAACAGTCTCATGAGCTCCCTGTGGGCTGCAGCAGGAATTCTCCTGTGGCACCTGTCAGGAAGCTTTGCTAGGGCGTCCCCATTGGTATAGACTAGTCATCCCTGCTACCTTGCACAGCCACCTTGGAGGAGGGCTCCCTGAGGGTACTGCCTCTGCTCCCTGGGACCCAAGAAGTACCCACTCAGGATAGGAAGATCATCCATGTAGATCATGTAAGTCTTCCCAGGACCAGCCAGGATCACACTGCCTCTGTGAGGACCACCGGCGCACCATCTGAGTGTCCTGTGCCCAATACCTGAGCAGACAATCCAGCCCTTCTTTCTACCTTCAATGCCCAAATTATACCTAAAGTCTTTCCTAAGACCCTACACTTAGAAAATACAattaaaacatatgaaaatagcAGTTTGTATTAACCCAAGGAAAGCTTTTCTcagtaaaagaaataattcattaaaactctctcaaaataaaatctcatttggCTAGCCTCATATAAATGCTCTTTTTACAACCCCTTTATCCCTGGATTCCTAAAAACAGTGCAATCAACTTCAGATTTTGGTCTCTaggtattaatttaaaaaaataacacattttctaaaatattaaaggtGTGTTATTTGGAAAAAAGTACAAGTAAATGAACCTTTATATATAAACCCATTTATCAATTCTCCAGTCCACTGAGAGAAGTATTCAcaaatgtgaaatctgaaaatcaTTTTTCCTAACTATGATTGTGGTTTCTAGACTTTGTCCTTAAGCGCAAACCATTATTCCAGGACACCAAGATTTATAGCTCGGCAGTACAGGGAGATTCTGCAGTCTTCTGATGGATGGTATCAAAGCTGAAGGCTAAAAGATACTTTGGTGGTATAGCTGGGAACAGATTCtgtaacaaaagaaacaaaaatactcaACCATTCCCACAGGGAATTTTACCCCATTTTACCACAAAGTGTAGCTACAAACTATTGCTCATGTTAACCAACAAATTACTATCCTTCCTAGGTTAAAGTATGGAGGTGAATGGATTTATCTATCACCATTAAGCCAGctttcacaaatatttagtcatgctttagaaatatttatatctGGGGCACCAGGGGTcacagatcatggtctcagggtccagggatcaagccctgagtcgggctcactgctcagcagggagcctgtttctccctctcactctattggttcccctgcttgtgctatcccACTCtctcaatcaataaataaaatcttttttaaaaggtgggggggggggggcgcctgagtggctcagtgggttaaagtctctgctttcagctcaggtcatgatcccagggtcctgggatcgagccccgcatcaggctctctgctcagcagggagcctgcttccccctctctctctctgcctgcctgtttacttgtgatccctgtctgtcaaataaataaaatctttaaaaagaagaagaaatatttagatCTAAGATAGAATTATTAGCCCTCATTCTTCTGCAATCTTTCCAACAAACTGACACAGCTACATCAGAATCTGAGAAACTGTATCaccctaaaaataataaaaattgactAAAACAGAAATAGATGGCTGAGAACCTGAGACAGCAGGTAAGACCCCAGGTGGAAGGGAAAAAGGTTTATAAGCAAAGCTTGCACTATTCCTAAACTGAGCATGATCTTAGTAAGTACCCTTTTACTCAGTCTTGCTCTTCCCACTGGTTACTGCCCACTCTCCCTTCATGGCCAAATTTTGTCAAAGGATGGTCTATACCAATGCTTCTCAAGGTGAGGCTCCCAGACCCAAGGCACCAACATCACCCAGgaccttgttagaaatgcacattcttggtCCTACCCCAGAGCTGCTGAGTCAAAATCTCTGAGGGTGGGGCCTGCAAGTGATTCTTAGGGTCGCTAATGCTTGAGGACCAGCAAAGGGTTTCACTTGCTCATCATTCTTGTATCACATGAGTTTGGAGGTCAGCGTAACTCACTAAagctactttttttccccttacctaTGGATTCTGGTTAAAACCAGCTGagtacattgaaaagaaataaaataaaataaaaataaaaaaccggCCGAGTATTGGTGATATATGAACCAATATGAATATATGGAAGAcagaattattataattatttagaaataagtgaatgaattcaAAAGCTATTATCACTGAAGTTAACCTCACAAAGCAAATTATTTTATCACTGACCAACAGATCCAAAGCTAACTACCTATTTTCCCTaattctttcttgtatttttaaacaataactcGAAAAtgtaattatgaataaatctataaaatacaACAATAAAGGTTTTCACAAGAGGAAACTTGTGCAacccaaaaataaattttgacaaaataaatGGTTCTGCTATTTGTTTcatgtttcatataaatttctcatttatttcacaCTATTTCAGCTTTCAAGATTGGGGATAGCCAAATGGATTAGAGGTAACTACAGAGAGATTTAATaatttagttgaaaaaaaaatttaatttgccaaataaacagtatttttcatTCCTCTCATGAAACCCCTGAATATCTGAATGTGACCAATCATCCTTAGTCTACGAATGGGCAGCCATACCAAGGAAGGAGGTGGTGATTAGAAGAACAAAGGGTGACTTACGCCTTCTTCCTGTTTGTGTGCTTGCAGCAGAAGGAAGGGCTTCTACCTTCTACAACGCTTTGGAAACAGCCCCTGGGGAAATCCCTTCCCACCCTTTCCTGAGTCCTGTGACCTCCCGGTGCTCCTCTGTATTATCACCACCCAGTGGGAAACCAAAGCTAAACGGATCTAGGTACTAGTCTGCCACCTTTTTTTCCTTCGGTGATTTTTCATACAAGTGGACCTTGATTTATGCAAAAAACGCCTTTTTCTAAAGTTGAATTTAAATGGATTTTGAAATGGAATCTTATTTTCCCATTAACTGAGATATTCTTTTGTCAATGCCATTTTGTTAAAAACTCATGTATAGTTAGTAAGGCAATGTCCAAGTGTATGTTTCCaggcctctctgtcaaatagttGATGATGTATCAAGTATTCAAGTACACTAGAAAAAtttgatatttaaagaaaaaattatgtgtatatatataatataaatttacatataatatgtaattatacaaatatacataaatattataaattatataaatatatatggtatGTGGAAAAATAACCAATTAACCAACTAACTTTTTAGCATTATGGGTTCATGTTGCTTGAGTACATGGAATTCcatatattcatttaaatgaattttattttttttaagatcttatgtatgtatgtatgtatgtatttgagagagagagagccaggagaggggcagagagagagagagaagcagactctgcactgagcacggagcccaattgCAGGGCTTGATATCAgaaccccaaggtcatgaccccaagatctgaacagaaatcaaaagttggatgcttaaccgactgagccacccaggcacccctaaaataattttaaatatgattaGCATACCTCTTTCTTTAACATCTTCAAGATAGGCTTTCAAAAATTCTTTATCAAAGCATTGACGATCTCGTTCACTTTCCATCACTTCAACGCCATCTTGACACTGGGCATTATCAAGAGGATTGTCCATAAGGCTTACAAATCTATTCAAGAAAATACAGACAATATCAAATTTTCACTTGTATATGTTTCACCACAGAATTCCTCTTAGAAGAAGTCAACCTCTTACTTATCCTTGAAGGTCACAGAGGACCACTTAATATTGATGTCACCAGTGGAACTGCCCCATGGAATAATCCAACAAAATTATGGAATCAGTCCTGCCCAGAGGCCTGCTGGAGGAATGAGAGTTACTTAGCCACagacagaggacagagaggaCAGCGGCCCCATCAGAGGCCTCGAGGTGGACATTAACACTTGCTCTCTGTCAGAATGTTCACACCGGATTGTGTCCTACTATGGTTGGTGTTACTCCCCAGTGAATGGTATCAAACTCTAAGAAGAGGTGGGGTTAAATTATAAAGAACTCAGATGGTCAGTATCCT
The sequence above is a segment of the Meles meles chromosome 20, mMelMel3.1 paternal haplotype, whole genome shotgun sequence genome. Coding sequences within it:
- the RTP3 gene encoding receptor-transporting protein 3; this encodes MSQDMELWKQVFQELIQEVKPWHKWTLTEDKDLLPNSLKPGWSQYQQWAFARFQCSLCSRSWASSQVQVVFHMRKTGGKPRGNVKMRVFAQRCQKCHQAPFEVPEFTKENISRILNNLVFRILKKCYREGFKSMEEIPTVREITLEGPHDSNNCEACLQGFCAQSGFSEAVQSPVSPSLPAISSAALGTTIPMPFPSRSGTTVDTVNITTDKVKAYVTADTVKGNVTTDKVKGNITADTVKGNITTDKVRGNITADTVKGNVTTDIVKGNVTADTVKGNITTDKVRGNVTTDKVRGNVTTDKVRGNVTTDKVKGNVTADKVRGNVTTDTVKGNVTVGTVRENITASTVRGNCTVDIEKWINMANKGKALPQPWHSGSREAAILPTHWSPRANTQHHVERRIHVSTRSEVLYPHTPQNPRCKNSNVCCCFFILIIVVVIIVETIQWTST